AAAGAAGCCGCCCTCAAGCTGATGGAGACCAGCTACATCCCCGCCCTCTCCTACTCCGGCGCCGACCTGCTGCACGGACCGCTCGCCATGGTCGACAACGTCTCCCCGGTCATCGCCGTGGTCACCGACGGCAAGGGCGGCGAAGCACTCCAGCCGGTCCTCGACCGGCTGCGCGGCCGCGGCGCCGACCTGGTCGTCATCGGCCCCCGGCATCAGGTCGAGCAGGCGTCGGCCGGCTTCGTCCTGCCGACGGACGACGTGGCGGAGGAGGTCCAGCCCGTCCTGGAAATCATTCCCCTCCAGCTTCTGGCCTACGAGGTCACCATCGCCCGCGGCCAGGACCCGGACGCGCCGCGCGCGCTGGCCAAGGTGACGGAGACGCGCTGACTGAGACCGGGACGGCGTGACGAGTTCGCTGATGCCCCAGGGGCGAGTCCGGACCCCCGGCTGCGCACCGGCGGTCTCCGATGCTCTGACCGGGAAGGTTCGCCCGGGCGCTGGCTACGCCTCGATACTCTGCACGGCGTGATCGACTCATACGCGAGTTCCGACGATGCCGCAGTCGCGACGGCCGGGGCACGAGCTGGCGCGGACGTGGTCCGCACCATGTACGGCCAGCGGCTCAACCGCATCGACAAGGGCGCAGGGGACTTTGCCACCGCCGCCGATGTGGCGGCTGAGGAGATGATCCTCGACGTCATCCGTGCCGCACGGCCCGATGACGCCGTGCTCGGCGAGGAAAGCGGGCAACAGGGCGCCGCCGGCGCTGCGCGCCAGTGGCTGGTGGACCCCCTGTGCGGCACGCTGAACTACGCCGCCGGCAACATGCTGGTGGCCGTCAACGTGGCGCTGCGCGATGGGGCGGCAGCGGTAGCCGATCCGTTCAGCGGCGAGGTTTTCTTTACCGACGGGGAGACCGCCTGGGTGCGGTATGACGGGGCCGACGACGCACTACTGACGCCCACGTCCGCCACTCGATTGGTGGACGTCAACCTGGATCAGCCGTTCCCGAGTGCGCCGGGATTCCGGGCCGTGGATCTGCTGGCCCACCCTGAGTTCGTCGAGCGTTTCCGGCCGCGGGTCGTGTCCACGACCCTGGCACTGGCCTGGGTCGCTGCCGGTAAGCGCGCCGCGTATGTCACCGATGGCGGCGACCTTTCCGGGAGCGTGCACTTCGCCGCCGGCATCGCTTTGTGCCGGGCTGCCGGCTGCGTTGTCACCGGGATCGACGGCGCCCCGATCGGTGAAACAGGCCGCGGACTTGTGGCCGCTGCCGACGACGAGACCCACGGGCTGCTGATGTCGATGATCCGCAGCCGAAGGTAGTGCTGTGACCGCATAGGTTTCGCCAGGCCGGGTCAGGCTGCACGGAGGTGTGGTTGCGGTGGTTGCGGTGGTTGCAGTGGTGGTGGTTGGAGCTGGCGATGGCGAACTGTCGCAGCGGGCCGAAGTGAGCCTCGAAGGTTGGCCAGGACGCGTACGTCGGGTGAAGCACAGCTCGCCCCGGTGCTTCTTCGCCCAGCGCCGGATCTGCTCGCCCTTGTGGGGCGGACAGGTTGTCCAGATGACGTAGATCCGTCCGGACGACCGACCCGGCGAACCTTCCCGGTCACAGCACTAGGTGAGCGAACCCCCCGTCACATCCACCCAGCTCCCCGTGACCCACCGTCCCCCGTCCGAGACCAGGAACGCCACCACGTCCGCGACTTCGGACGGCTCTCCCACCCCGCCCAGCGCCGAATACGCCGCGGCCTTCGCCCAGCCGTCGGCACTGCCGTGCAGCAGCGGGGCCGTGTTGTCCGTGTCGATGATCCCCGGCGCCACCGAGTTCACCGTGATGCCCCGAGGGCCCAGCACCTTGGACAGGTCCCGTGAGAGGACGTCCAGCGCGCCCTTCGTCATCGCGTACGCCATGTTGTCCGGCATCGCCGCCGTCCGGGCCAGCCCCGAGGAGATGTTGACGACCCGGCCGCCGTCCCGCAACCGGCTCATGCCCTGCTTGAGGATGAAGAACGGCGCCCTCACGTTCACCGCGAAGACCTTGTCGTACTCCTGCTCGTCCAGCTCCTGGATCGGCCGCGTGGTGCCGATCCCCGCGTTGTTCACCAGGATGTCCAGCCCGTCCGCGTGCCGGTCGAACTCCGCCCACAGTGCCTCGGCGTCCCCCGGCACGCCCAGCTCCACGCCCACCGCGAACGCCGATCCGCCCGCCGCCTCGATCGCCGCGACCGTCTCCTTCGCCGCCCTCTCGCTCCTGCCGTAGTGCACCCCGACCCGCGCGCCGTCGCGGCCGAGCCGCTCGGCGATCCCTCGCCCGATGCCCCTGCTCGCCCCGGTGACGAGTGCCGTCCTGCCCGTGAGCACGCCCATGGCGGCGCCCCTTTCACATTTCCCTAGTGATCGCTACAGAAATGACCGTACCGCAGCCCGCCGACATTTCTCTAGTGTCCGCTATAAAATGCATCCCATGGTGAACGACGACGGGACCGCGAGGGTCGCGGGCCACGGAACCGCGAGGGCCGAGAGGCCCGGAACCGTGACCGGGCAGGGCAGGGGAAGGCCCCGCGGCCGCCCCCGTTCCTTCGATCGCGAGACCGCACTGGAGAAGGCGCTCCTGGCCTTCTGGGAGCATGGCTACGAGGCCACGTCCGTCTCCGACCTCACCCGCGTCATGGACATCGGCGCCCCCAGTCTCTACGCGGCCTTCGGCGACAAGCGGTCCCTCTTCGAGGAGGTCGTGCAGGTCTACGGCGCGAGGTACGGCTCGTTCGCCGACCGGGCCCTCGCCGAGGAACCCACCGCCCGGGCCGCTGTGGAGCGCACGCTGCGCGAGGCAGCCGCCGCGTACACCGAACCCGGCCACCCGCACGGCTGCCTGGTCGTCCACGCCGCGGCGAACTGCTCGACCCCCGAGGTCGAACGGTCGCTGCGGGACCGCCGCAACGCCAACATCGCCGTGTTCGAGAGCCGCATCAGAGCCGATGTCGCCGCCGGCGTACTGCCCCCGGGCACCGACGCCGCCGCCCTGGCCCGCCACACCGGAGCGATGATCCAGGGCATGTCACAACAGGCGCGGGACGGGGCGAGCCGGGAGGAACTGGAGGCGGTCGCGGAAATTGCCCTGTCCATCTGGCCCCGCACAGGAACCCACACGGGTTAGGCTGCGTGGAGGGCGCCAGTGCGTCCGACCCGTCGGAGAAATAACAACAACGAACAGTCTCCAACGCATGGACACTCACGAGTGGTCTAGTCCAGAATGCGTTTGCGAGAGCGCGTGTGAGCGCGCAACAGTCTCCGCCTTCCCCGCACAGGAAGGCGGACAGAGGAACCGAGGCTCTCTGCCCTGACTGCCCCGGCTCCTCGTCCTTCGGCCGACCGGGACCGCACACCCCACGGCCGATACTGCTCCGGGCTGCGGTGCCGGGAGGGTTGAGGGTCCCTCCCAGGCGCCGCGGCCCGCGGGTGTTCCAGGATCCCGCACCAGTCCGGGCCGCACATTTCGGAGCTGTACATTTCAGAGCCGTACAAACCCCCGGGTACGCTCGCTCACGTGCCCTCCATGAACGAACTCGTACGCCAGCACACCGCCCTCGACGACACCGATCTCGAGTGGCTCCACCTGCTGGTCTCGGAGTGGCAGCTGCTCTCCGACCTCTCCTTCGCCGACCTGGTGCTGTGGGTCCCCACCAGCGACGGCACGCGGTACGTGTCCGTCGCGCAGATGCGGCCCAACACCGGTCCGACGTCCTACCAGGACGACATGGTGGGCCACCTTGTCCCGCGTGGCCGCCGCCCGATGCTGGACGCCGCTCACGACGAGGGCCGCATCGTGCGCGAGGGGGACCCCGAGTGGCGCGAAGAGGTTCCCGTCCGGGTCGAGTCGATCCCCGTACGGCGGGAGGGGCGCGTCCTCGGTGTCATCGCGCGCAACACCAACCTGCTCACCGTGCGCACCCCGAGCCGCCTGGAGCTCACCTACCTGCAAAGCGCCTCGGACCTCGCGCAGATGATCGCGGCCGGCGCCTTCCCGTTCGCGAACCAGCAGCTCGACATGGACGCCTCGCCCCGGGTGGGCGACGGACTGATCCGGCTCGACGCCGACGGCATCGTCCAGTACGCCTCCCCGAACGCGCTGTCCGCCTACCACCGCCTCGGCCTCGCCTCCGACCTCGTCGGGCAGCACCTGGGCAAGACCACCGCCGAACTCGCCCCGACCCGCGGCCCGGTGGACGAGGCGCTCGCCAAGGTCGCCAGCGGCTGGGCGCCGCGCGAGTTCGAGATCGAGGCCACCGAGGGGGTCATCCAGTTCCGCGCGATCCCCCTGAAACCCAAGGGCACCCGCATCGGCTCGCTGGTCCTGCTCCGCGACGTCACCGAACTCCGTCGCCGTGAACGCGAGCTGATCACCAAGGACGCGACGATCCGGGAGATCCACCACCGCGTCAAGAACAACCTCCAGACGGTGGCGGCCCTGCTCCGCCTTCAGGCCCGGCGCATCGAATCCGACCGCGGCCGCGAGGCCCTGGAGGAGGCGGTGCGACGCGTCGGATCGATTGCGATCGTGCACGAGACGCTCTCCCAGAACCTGGACGAGCGCGTGGAGTTCGACGACATCGCCGACCGCGTCCTGGCGATGGTCGCGGAGATCTCCCCGGGCAAGGTCACGGGCCGGCGCACCGGCCGCTTCGGCATCCTCGACGCCGAGGTCGCCACCCCGCTGTCGATGGTGCTGACCGAGGTTTTGCAGAACGCGCTGGAGCACGGCTTCCGCGAGGGCGACACCGGCACGGTCGAGGTGTCGGCGGTCCGTGGCGGTACGACCAAGGAGGCCCGCCTGCTGGTCACCGTCCAGGACGACGGCGTCGGCCTGCCGGACGGCTTCGATCCGCAGACCGCGGGAAACCTCGGCCTCCAGATCGTACGAACCCTCGTGGAGGGCGAGTTGGGGGGAACCTTCGACATGGTCCCGGCTCCCGAGCGCGGCACCCGAGTGATCCTGGACATCCCGGTGCGTGCACAGAAGTAGCGGAACCCGGAGTTCTGGCGAAGGGGCCGTAAAAGCGATGAGCCCCGGGCCACCAAGTGGCCCGGGGCTAAAGCTCGTTGCTGCTTAACTAAGCGCATCGGGGGAACTGCGCGCTGCGGCTCGGGGGCGGGAGATGCGTACTCGCTGTACGCGCCGCCAAGCTCAGGCTGTCAGCAGGGGTGGGTTGTCAGGCGGAGGCCTGACGGGCCCGGTTGCGGGCGGCGCGGCGCTTCATGGCGCGGCGCTCGTCCTCGCTGAGACCACCCCAGACGCCGGAGTCCTGGCCGGACTCGAGCGCCCACTGCAGACACTGCTCGATCACCGGGCAGCGACGGCAGACGGCCTTGGCTTCCTCGATCTGCAGCAGCGCAGGACCGGTGTTGCCGATGGGGAAGAAGAGCTCGGGGTCTTCCTCGCGGCAAACGGCGTTGTGACGCCAGTCCATGGCTGCTACCTCTCCTTGGTATTACGTGCAGGGTGCTTGTGAATGTGAACGCTTTCACGAATCCCTCAACAAGTGAAGGGCCGAGCGCCAGGTTCCCTGGCGTGGGTCCTGTGAGTTGAAGAGGGGTTCTGGTGATCAGTGGAGGCCGATGTTGCGGGCCGTCCCGATCGCCACGTAGAGACTCGCAAACCTCAGCGGCGGATACAACCCCTTCTGGAAAGTTTTTTTTGATTCTTCGGTGTCGACTAGGTCACAGCCGTACTTCCATGGGGTGGACCCTGGCCTAAACGTTCGAGTGAAAGGACTTTAGCCAGTTCTGCTCACACAATCACACGCAGTGCACGGCGTACGCCTGTGAACGTCACGCTTGTTCGCAGCCCTAGATGGTCACCGTCCATCTGGAGGGGGAGCGGCACCTTCGAATGCAAGGTGAACTCGGTCAAATCGTGCAGAGAGGTGGCGTGCTTGCCGTGAGGTCCGCGCTCGGGGGACGAAGTGAGCAACTGGGTGCCATACCGGGCAACCGCCGCGGTGGACAGGCGGCTGAGGCCGAAGAGATCGAGCCCGGTATCGAACGAGGCCTTAGGCGCCGCGTAGATGGGGCGATTCCCCAGAAACGTCCACGGGGAGGTGTTCGAGACTATGGACAGCACCAGATCGGTGACCGGGTCCTGGCCCGCCCGCTCCAGCGTTATCGTCCCGTGCCGGCGGTTCGGCTCGCCGAGGAGCTGGCGCACGACCTGGCGTACGTAAAGAGCGTGTGTGGATTTCCGGCCTCGCTCGCGGTGCTGCTCCACCCGGCCGACCACGCCGGCGTCGAAGCCGAGCCCCGCGTTGAAGGTGAACCAGCGGGAGGGCACCGCCTCGTCCTCCGTGCCCGGCGTGCCGGAGGTCAGGCCCAGGCCGACGGTGCGTTCGCTGCCGTCGCGCAGGGCGTCCAGCAGGGCGCCGGTGGCCTCCACCGCGTCGTTGGGCAGGCCCAGGGCGCGGGCGAAGACGTTGGTGGAGCCGCCCGGGACCACGGCGAGGCCGGGGAGCTGTCCCGGATCGGGGCCGGCGTGCAGGAGGCCGTTGACCACTTCGTTGACCGTGCCGTCGCCGCCGAGGGCCACCACCAGGTCGATGTCGTCGCTCTCCGCCGCGTGCCGGCCCAGGTCGCGCGCGTGGCCGCGGTACTCCGTGGTGACCGCTTCCAGCTTCATCTCGCTGGCGAGCGCGTGGATCAGTACGTCGCGTGTGCGCGCACTTGTGGTGGTTGCCGCCGGATTGACCACGAGAAGTGCACGCATGACAGGCAGCGTACCTACTGGGAGGTACCGGACCCAGACCGAGGTAGGGATCCGGTAAGAGAACGGGGGTGAACCTCGCCACGAGGGGGCGTACGGCGAGGGCTACGCTTCAGGAGTGAGCAGTGAGCAGACTCCCACCACCCCGGACACCACCGGCCCCCGCCCCCGGCGGCTGACGTACGCCGCGCTGCTGGCCGCACTGGAAGGGCTCGCGCTGGTCGCCGGCGGCGTCTGGATGCTCGTCCTCGGCCTCACCGGTGAGCCGGACGACCGGCAGCAGGCCGTGACCGGGGGCGTCACACTCGTCGTTCTCGCGCTGCTGCCGCTGCTCGCCGCGCGGGGGCTGCTCGGCCGCCGCAGCTGGAGCCGCGGCCCGGCCGTCATCACCCAGATCATGGCGCTGCCGGTGGCCTACAACCTGCTCCAGGCCGACAGCATGGCCATTCCTGCCGGGATCGCCCTCGCGGTCGTGGCCGTCGCGGCGCTCGTGCTGCTCGTGAACCCCGAGACGACCCGGGCCCTCGGGATCCGCGGGCCCGGCAACGCGCAGAAGTAGGCGTCACTCCTCGACGAGGAGCTTCTCCCGGAGTTGCGCCAGGGTGCGCGCCAGCAGTCGCGAAACGTGCATCTGCGAGATGCCGACCTCCTGCGCGATCTGCGACTGGGTCATGTTGCCGAAGAAGCGCAGCAGCAGGATCCGCTTCTCGCGCGGCGGGAGGTCCTCCAGCAGCGGCTTGAGGGACTCCCGGTACTCCACGCCCTCCAGCGCCTCGTCCTCCGCGCCGAGGGTGTCCGCGACGGCCGGGGACTCGTCGTCGGTGTCGGGGACATCCAGGGACAGCGTGGAGTACGCGTTGGCGGACTCCAGGCCTTCCAGGACCTCCTCCTCCGAGATCGCCAGCTTCTCGGCGAGCTCGTGGACCGTGGGGGAGCGGCCGTGCAACTGTGAGAGCTCGGCCGTGGCCGTGGTCAGCGAGAGGCGCAGCTCCTGGAGCCGGCGCGGGACGCGCACCGCCCAGCCCTTGTCGCGGAAGTGGCGCTTGATCTCGCCGACGACCGTCGGGGTCGCGTACGTGGAGAACTCCACGCCGCGGTCCGGGTCGAAGCGGTCGACCGACTTGATCAGCCCGATCGTGGCGACCTGGGTGAGGTCGTCGAGCGGCTCGCCGCGGTTGCGGAAGCGCCGCGCGAGATGCTCCACGAGCGGCAGGTGCATACGGACCAGCTGGTTGCGCAGCTCCGCGTACTCGGGGCTGCCGCTGTCCAGGGTGCGCAGTTTGAGGAACATCTCGCGCGCCCCGCTGCGGTCCGGGGAGCCGTGCTGCGCGCCCTGTGCGTGGCGTGCACGCGGCGCTTCGTCCTCGGAGTGTCGCTCGTGCTCGCTCATCGTCCCGCCCGTCGCCCTTCCCCGAGCCCTCGCCTCCCCCGCCACTCCCGACTGCGCGTGAGTGGGGGAATCCCCCTGGGCAGGAGATGCTGCGATCCCTCCGCCGGGAGGCGCGCTCCGCACGGCACCGTCCCGGTCCGGCCGCCCGCCGCCCGGGAGGACGGCCCCCGCGGAGTCGTCCTCGGGATGCGGGCGGGCCTGCTCGGGGATGCCGTCGATGCCGTCCGTCAGGCGCCGGGTGCCGCTGGGCGCTGTGCCCGCGCCTGTGCCCTCGGCCGACAGCTCTCGTGTGCCGCGCTCTTCGTCCCGCACCGGCCCGTCCTCGTTCCTCACGCCGGCCCGGGTCCCGCGCCGCGCTGTTTGTAGAGGCTGATCGAAACGGTTTTGTCCTTGTCCACGGCGGAGGAGACCTTGCCCGCCAGAGCGGACAGGACCGTCCAGGCGAAGGTGTCCCGCGAGGGGGCATGACCATCCGTGGTCGGCGCCGAGACGGTGACCTCGAGTGAGTCGTCGACGAGGCGGAAGACGCAGCTGAGCACGGAGCCGGGCACGGCCTGCTGAAGCAGGATCGCGCAGGCCTCGTCCACCGCGATGCGCAGGTCCTCGATCTCGTCGAGGGTGAAGTCCAAACGGGCCGCGAGACCGGCCGTGGCCGTACGCAGCACCGACAGGTAGGCACCCGCAGCCGGCAGCCGGACTTCCACGAAGTCCTGGGTCGCGGGCTCGCCTGCGATCTGGGACACCCTCACCTCCATGGTGGTACAAGCGTTTCAGGGCCGAGGGTCGCCCCCCGGGGGGTAACGCGATACGTGGTTCAGCGGTGACGCTATCGCGCTCTCAACGGTCTTGTCCCCGGGACCCCAACCCCTTGCCGTCACTCACAGTAAACCTGTGGATACGCTCCGTGTCTAGGGGGTGGGCGGGCCCAAATGGGAAGAGCGCGCGCCGGGTTGACGTACCCAGACGTCAGACGGTCGAACCGTCCGGCGCCGGGGGTCCTGTCGAGTCACACCAGGACATGGTCGACGAAGCACCAGCGCCAGGTCTGCCCCGGCTCGTGAGTCCGCATCACGGGATGCCCGGACTCCTTGTGGTGCCCCGCCGCGTGCCGCCCCGGCGAGGAGTCACAGCAGCCGACGTGACCGCAGCTCAGGCACAGCCGCAGTTGCACCGGATCCATGCCCTCCGCCAGGCACTCCGGACACGTCTCGCTGAGCGGAACGGGTTCAGGGTGGGGCAGCGCCTCGGCATGCGTGCACTGTTTCATGATTGCCAGGTTACGACGGTCGAGCGGAAGACCGCGTGGAAAAAAGAGGGCGGGCGGGAACGATGGACGTGATGCCACTGCTGTTGCTGGTGGCGGGCAGCGCCGCGATCGCCGCGGTGGCCCGGCGCACACCCGTGCCGGCGCCTCTGCTGCTGGTGGCGGTCGGGCTGGCGGTCAGTTCCGTCCCCGGGGTGCCGGACTACACCCTCGACCCGCACATCGTGCTGCCGCTCATCCTGCCCCCGCTGCTGCACACGGCCGCCACCGACAGCTCCTACCTCGACCTGCGGGCGCAGCTGCGGCCGGTCGCGCTGCTGTCCGTCGGGTACGTGCTGTTCGCGACCTTCGTCGTCGGCTGGGCCCTGTACCTGATCGTGCCGGACCTGCCGCTGACCGCGGCCCTGGTCTTCGGCGCGGTGGTGGCGCCGCCGGACGCGGTCGCGGCGACGGCCGTGGCCCGCAGGGTGGGGCTGCCGTCGCGGGTCACCACGATCCTCCAGGGCGAGTCCCTGCTGAACGACGCCACCGCGATCACCGCCTACCGGGTGGCCCTGGCCGCCGCCGTCGGTGAGGGCGCGACCTGGGCCGGAGGCATCGGCGAGTTCCTGCTCGCGGCGGTCGGCGGCGTCGTGGTCGGGCTCGTGCTGATGGCACCGATCCACTGGCTGCGCACGCACGTGAAGGAGTCGCTGTTCCAGAACACGCTCTCCCTGCTGACCCCGTTCGTCGCGTACGCCGTCGCCGAGCAGGTCCACGCCTCCGGTGTCCTCGCGGTCGTGGTCGTCGCGCTCTACCTGGGACACCGCGCGTGGCAGGTCGACTTCGCCACGCGTCTGCAGGAGGAGGCGGTGTGGAAGATGGTCGCCTTCGTCCTGGAGTCGGCGGTGTTCGCGCTGATCGGACTGCAGTTGCCGGTGGTGCTCAGGGGCCTCGGGGAGTACGAGGGTGCCCTGGCCGCCTGGTACGCGTTCGCCGTCTTCCTGGTGGTCGTCGCGACCCGGTTCGTGTGGGTCTACCCGGCGACCTTCCTGCCGCGGCTGCTGTCGGCCCGGATCCGGGAGCGGGAGGCGAGTCTGACCTGGAAGGGGCCGTTCATCGTCGCGTGGGCCGGGATGCGGGGCGTGGTCTCGCTCGCCATCGCCTTCTCGATCCCGCTCACGCTGCACGACGGCGAGGAGCCCTTCCCGCACCGCAACCTCATCCTCTTCCTGACCTTCACGACGGTCATCGGGACGCTGGTCGTGCAAGGTCTGACCCTGCCCCCGCTGATCCGTCTGCTGAAGTTCCCCGGGCGTGACACACAGGCCGAGACACTGGCCGAGGCCAACGCCCAGGCGCAGGCCTCTCGGGCCGCCGAGCGGCGCCTGGACGAACTCCTCGCCGACGAGCGCAACGCCCTGCCCGCCCCGCTCGCCGACCGGCTCCGCACCGTCCTGGAGCGCCGCCGCAACGCCGTCTGGGAACGGCTCGGGCAGGTCAACCCGGTCACCGGGGAGTCCGTCGACGACACCTACCGGCGGCTGTCGCGGGAGATGATCAGCGCCGAGCGCGAGGTGTTCGTCAAGCTCCGGGACGCCCGGTACATCGACGACGAGATGCTGCGGACGCTGCTGCGCAGGCTGGACCTGGAGGAGGCGGCGGCCTTCCGGGAGACGGCGTAGGGGCGCCGGACGCCGTCACGGGAAGGGGCGGCCGGTGATCACGGCCGCCACCGTCGTCCCGCGCGGGAAGGCGCCTTCGCCGGCCAGGGTGACGAGGCCGTACAGCAGCTTGGCGACATACAGGCGTTCGACGGGCAGTCCGTGACGGTGCTCGAAGTCCGCGGCGAAGGCGCCGAGCTCGTCGGGCACGCGCGCGTAGCCGCCGAGGTGGAAGCGGTCGTCGAGGCTCCAGGTGCCGCGCGGACCGCCGAAGGCATGCTGCTGCAAGGCCCTGATGTC
This region of Streptomyces caelestis genomic DNA includes:
- a CDS encoding inositol monophosphatase family protein encodes the protein MIDSYASSDDAAVATAGARAGADVVRTMYGQRLNRIDKGAGDFATAADVAAEEMILDVIRAARPDDAVLGEESGQQGAAGAARQWLVDPLCGTLNYAAGNMLVAVNVALRDGAAAVADPFSGEVFFTDGETAWVRYDGADDALLTPTSATRLVDVNLDQPFPSAPGFRAVDLLAHPEFVERFRPRVVSTTLALAWVAAGKRAAYVTDGGDLSGSVHFAAGIALCRAAGCVVTGIDGAPIGETGRGLVAAADDETHGLLMSMIRSRR
- a CDS encoding SDR family oxidoreductase; protein product: MGVLTGRTALVTGASRGIGRGIAERLGRDGARVGVHYGRSERAAKETVAAIEAAGGSAFAVGVELGVPGDAEALWAEFDRHADGLDILVNNAGIGTTRPIQELDEQEYDKVFAVNVRAPFFILKQGMSRLRDGGRVVNISSGLARTAAMPDNMAYAMTKGALDVLSRDLSKVLGPRGITVNSVAPGIIDTDNTAPLLHGSADGWAKAAAYSALGGVGEPSEVADVVAFLVSDGGRWVTGSWVDVTGGSLT
- a CDS encoding TetR/AcrR family transcriptional regulator, producing the protein MVNDDGTARVAGHGTARAERPGTVTGQGRGRPRGRPRSFDRETALEKALLAFWEHGYEATSVSDLTRVMDIGAPSLYAAFGDKRSLFEEVVQVYGARYGSFADRALAEEPTARAAVERTLREAAAAYTEPGHPHGCLVVHAAANCSTPEVERSLRDRRNANIAVFESRIRADVAAGVLPPGTDAAALARHTGAMIQGMSQQARDGASREELEAVAEIALSIWPRTGTHTG
- a CDS encoding sensor histidine kinase, giving the protein MNELVRQHTALDDTDLEWLHLLVSEWQLLSDLSFADLVLWVPTSDGTRYVSVAQMRPNTGPTSYQDDMVGHLVPRGRRPMLDAAHDEGRIVREGDPEWREEVPVRVESIPVRREGRVLGVIARNTNLLTVRTPSRLELTYLQSASDLAQMIAAGAFPFANQQLDMDASPRVGDGLIRLDADGIVQYASPNALSAYHRLGLASDLVGQHLGKTTAELAPTRGPVDEALAKVASGWAPREFEIEATEGVIQFRAIPLKPKGTRIGSLVLLRDVTELRRRERELITKDATIREIHHRVKNNLQTVAALLRLQARRIESDRGREALEEAVRRVGSIAIVHETLSQNLDERVEFDDIADRVLAMVAEISPGKVTGRRTGRFGILDAEVATPLSMVLTEVLQNALEHGFREGDTGTVEVSAVRGGTTKEARLLVTVQDDGVGLPDGFDPQTAGNLGLQIVRTLVEGELGGTFDMVPAPERGTRVILDIPVRAQK
- a CDS encoding WhiB family transcriptional regulator, which encodes MDWRHNAVCREEDPELFFPIGNTGPALLQIEEAKAVCRRCPVIEQCLQWALESGQDSGVWGGLSEDERRAMKRRAARNRARQASA
- a CDS encoding diacylglycerol/lipid kinase family protein, giving the protein MRALLVVNPAATTTSARTRDVLIHALASEMKLEAVTTEYRGHARDLGRHAAESDDIDLVVALGGDGTVNEVVNGLLHAGPDPGQLPGLAVVPGGSTNVFARALGLPNDAVEATGALLDALRDGSERTVGLGLTSGTPGTEDEAVPSRWFTFNAGLGFDAGVVGRVEQHRERGRKSTHALYVRQVVRQLLGEPNRRHGTITLERAGQDPVTDLVLSIVSNTSPWTFLGNRPIYAAPKASFDTGLDLFGLSRLSTAAVARYGTQLLTSSPERGPHGKHATSLHDLTEFTLHSKVPLPLQMDGDHLGLRTSVTFTGVRRALRVIV
- a CDS encoding RNA polymerase sigma factor SigF, which codes for MRDEERGTRELSAEGTGAGTAPSGTRRLTDGIDGIPEQARPHPEDDSAGAVLPGGGRPDRDGAVRSAPPGGGIAASPAQGDSPTHAQSGVAGEARARGRATGGTMSEHERHSEDEAPRARHAQGAQHGSPDRSGAREMFLKLRTLDSGSPEYAELRNQLVRMHLPLVEHLARRFRNRGEPLDDLTQVATIGLIKSVDRFDPDRGVEFSTYATPTVVGEIKRHFRDKGWAVRVPRRLQELRLSLTTATAELSQLHGRSPTVHELAEKLAISEEEVLEGLESANAYSTLSLDVPDTDDESPAVADTLGAEDEALEGVEYRESLKPLLEDLPPREKRILLLRFFGNMTQSQIAQEVGISQMHVSRLLARTLAQLREKLLVEE
- a CDS encoding UBP-type zinc finger domain-containing protein — protein: MKQCTHAEALPHPEPVPLSETCPECLAEGMDPVQLRLCLSCGHVGCCDSSPGRHAAGHHKESGHPVMRTHEPGQTWRWCFVDHVLV
- a CDS encoding Na+/H+ antiporter — its product is MDVMPLLLLVAGSAAIAAVARRTPVPAPLLLVAVGLAVSSVPGVPDYTLDPHIVLPLILPPLLHTAATDSSYLDLRAQLRPVALLSVGYVLFATFVVGWALYLIVPDLPLTAALVFGAVVAPPDAVAATAVARRVGLPSRVTTILQGESLLNDATAITAYRVALAAAVGEGATWAGGIGEFLLAAVGGVVVGLVLMAPIHWLRTHVKESLFQNTLSLLTPFVAYAVAEQVHASGVLAVVVVALYLGHRAWQVDFATRLQEEAVWKMVAFVLESAVFALIGLQLPVVLRGLGEYEGALAAWYAFAVFLVVVATRFVWVYPATFLPRLLSARIREREASLTWKGPFIVAWAGMRGVVSLAIAFSIPLTLHDGEEPFPHRNLILFLTFTTVIGTLVVQGLTLPPLIRLLKFPGRDTQAETLAEANAQAQASRAAERRLDELLADERNALPAPLADRLRTVLERRRNAVWERLGQVNPVTGESVDDTYRRLSREMISAEREVFVKLRDARYIDDEMLRTLLRRLDLEEAAAFRETA